The bacterium DNA window TTCTACATCGGCCATCCCACGACCCGCGATGTCGAAGGCGGTGCCATGGCTGGGACTGGTCCGTAGGAACGGCAATCCCAAGGTTACGTTGACCGCGGAGTCGAAGGCCAGGA harbors:
- a CDS encoding 4-hydroxythreonine-4-phosphate dehydrogenase PdxA is translated as LAFDSAVNVTLGLPFLRTSPSHGTAFDIAGRGMADVESIISASSVVGI